The Humulus lupulus chromosome 4, drHumLupu1.1, whole genome shotgun sequence genome has a window encoding:
- the LOC133829700 gene encoding putative disease resistance protein RGA3 has translation MAAARFNLTLVAGRIIKLLGSEETIMKHIGSLSGAHQEILMKLKETIQDRALVLLDADKKSWHDNYVSDWMMELEEALCDAENLVDELSTEALRRSLMKTTGNQMANQVRNYFMSSLAPNMSKDIQKIRRRLEEIAVEGRDFHLEELSEKQVIMKPEKHSVDVVKEEVLFRDYKQEILETLLNPNRSKKSIDVLPIVGIGGIGKTALAKQVFNDEMVRVHFKLRIWVTVGEIFDVRQILTAILVRATNQTVENLDYEVVQSLVTNALKGKLYLVVLNELWNEDYQKWYELRQFLHVGANGSKIIVITRSQMVAKMTGTVEGYNLLGKHHDEEKSWLLFEKMAFGEEPKSSYQIEVGKEILSFCNGLPILVKMVAAMLSTESSEVEWQMLYETEFRTILKGDFHALRMLCYEHLPSPLKHCFAYCSLYQKGHEYDVQTLIKLWMAQGFIEPQTQDQSLEDAGYGYVLDLLRRGFFLESETDVRERVIKFKMHRSVHRLAMLVAENQCRMLNNSYSDLGANIGRYFHVSLQGLSLLDVLLMQAKNIRSIVLLHKQERIEGNQLLDVVVSRFIFLRSLDMHALGISRVPSSIKKLKLLKYLDLSENEDIVELPSSITQLVNLQTLKLSSCFGLKKLPRGFENLINLRYLEIDGCYNLTTLPRGITQLPNLQMLSQLAVTEDTSPNIGLNRWRKEVHIKNLGYQNFDMKKYLNVISKVKSLSLEWESNAPQSDENEKPLESDDLLLALDEFTLQGFRGKKLFSASCSPSNLVKLSLRRCVNCQILPPLDQLTSLKVLILDELITLKYILDSGCSLGIGTPFFPSLDELWLTELPELRSWWRKEVDIEELPSFPCLSKLVIEDCPALTSMPLFPTLEEGLALDSTCWKPFQLTLNQKTVPQEQEAPSSSTSLPLSKLKALRIVGIEDFQADEIEWRNLKSLQFLRFDCLPNLVSLPERLQHVLSLRELHLWRCGTEEIPEWIGELQNLEKLVISLCPRLKSLPKAIRKLQFLETLEIEECDNLLMRCRKDIGADWKKIRLIKNLRLGKIYEK, from the coding sequence ATGGCTGCAGCAAGATTTAATCTCACCCTTGTTGCAGGTAGGATCATCAAATTGCTGGGTTCTGAAGAAACAATAATGAAACATATTGGATCCCTCTCGGGTGCACACCAGGAAATCCTGATGAAACTAAAGGAGACCATTCAAGATCGTGCTCTTGTGCTTCTTGATGCAGATAAGAAGAGTTGGCATGACAATTATGTCAGTGATTGGATGATGGAGCTTGAAGAAGCACTCTGTGATGCGGAGAACTTGGTGGATGAGTTGTCTACCGAAGCTTTGAGGCGGAGTTTGATGAAGACTACTGGAAATCAAATGGCCAATCAGGTACGTAATTATTTCATGTCATCATTGGCTCCAAATATGTCTAAGGACATACAAAAAATTAGGAGGAGACTAGAAGAAATTGCAGTTGAGGGAAGAGATTTTCATCTGGAGGAGCTTAGTGAGAAACAAGTCATCATGAAGCCTGAAAAACACTCTGTTGATGTAGTCAAAGAAGAGGTTCTTTTTAGAGACTACAAACAGGAAATCTTAGAAACTTTGTTGAATCCGAACAGGTCTAAGAAGAGTATTGATGTTCTTCCCATAGTTGGCATCGGAGGAATTGGAAAAACCGCGCTTGCCAAACAAGTGTTCAATGATGAGATGGTACGAGTTCATTTCAAGTTACGAATTTGGGTAACTGTTGGTGAAATCTTTGATGTCAGACAAATTTTGACGGCTATACTTGTACGAGCAACTAATCAAACGGTAGAGAATCTTGACTATGAAGTGGTGCAGAGCCTCGTTACAAATGCATTGAAAGGAAAGTTGTACCTTGTTGTATTAAATGAGTTGTGGAATGAAGACTATCAGAAATGGTATGAGCTAAGACAATTTTTACATGTGGGTGCGAATGGAAGCAAGATAATAGTCATCACCCGATCTCAGATGGTAGCTAAAATGACAGGTACTGTGGAAGGTTATAACTTATTAGGCAAGCATCATGATGAGGAGAAGTCTTggcttttatttgaaaaaatggCTTTTGGGGAAGAGCCTAAAAGCTCTTACCAGATAGAAGTTGGAAAGGAGATTTTAAGTTTCTGCAATGGACTCCCTATTCTGGTGAAAATGGTAGCAGCCATGTTAAGTACAGAAAGCTCAGAAGTAGAGTGGCAAATGCTCTACGAAACTGAATTTCGAACCATACTAAAGGGTGATTTTCACGCACTGCGAATGCTGTGCTATGAACACCTTCCTTCACCTCTAAAACATTGTTTCGCTTACTGTAGCTTATATCAGAAAGGTCACGAGTATGATGTCCAAACACTAATAAAACTGTGGATGGCGCAAGGCTTTATTGAGCCACAGACTCAAGATCAGTCTCTAGAGGATGCTGGTTATGGCTATGTTTTGGATTTACTAAGAAGAGGCTTCTTCCTAGAATCTGAAACAGATGTGAGGGAGAGGGTGATCAAATTTAAAATGCATCGTTCAGTGCATCGACTTGCAATGCTGGTAGCTGAGAACCAGTGCAGAATGTTAAATAACTCATACTCAGATCTTGGTGCTAACATTGGAAGATATTTTCATGTCTCACTTCAGGGCTTGAGTTTACTTGATGTTCTGCTAATGCAAGCAAAGAATATACGATCGATAGTTCTACTACATAAACAGGAAAGAATAGAAGGTAATCAACTTCTTGATGTTGTTGTTTCTAGATTCATATTTTTACGATCGCTAGATATGCATGCTTTGGGGATAAGCAGAGTACCATCTTCTATTAAAAAGTTGAAGCTTTTGAAGTACCTTGATCTTTCTGAAAATGAGGATATAGTAGAGCTGCCTAGTTCAATCACCCAGCTTGTAAACTTGCAAACTCTGAAACTGTCATCTTGTTTCGGGCTTAAGAAGTTGCCAAGAGGCTTTGAAAACTTGATCAATCTACGGTATCTTGAGATAGATGGATGCTACAATCTGACTACTCTTCCCCGAGGCATCACTCAACTGCCTAATCTTCAAATGTTATCACAGCTTGCTGTAACTGAAGACACCTCTCCAAATATTGGACTGAATAGGTGGAGAAAAGAGGTTCATATTAAAAATTTGGGATACCAAAATTTTGATATGAAGAAATATTTGAATGTAATATCAAAAGTTAAGTCACTGTCGTTGGAATGGGAAAGTAATGCACCTCAATCTGATGAGAACGAAAAGCCACTAGAGAGTGATGACTTGTTATTAGCTCTTGATGAATTTACTCTTCAAGGTTTTAGGGGTAAAAAGCTATTTTCTGCAAGCTGTAGTCCTAGCAATCTGGTCAAACTTTCACTGAGGAGATGCGTGAATTGTCAAATCCTACCACCACTCGATCAGTTGACGAGTCTTAAGGTACTGATATTGGACGAACTCATCACACTAAAATACATTTTGGACAGTGGTTGTTCATTAGGCATAGGCACACCCTTCTTTCCTTCCCTTGATGAACTCTGGCTCACAGAACTACCTGAGCTACGCAGTTGGTGGAGAAAAGAAGTCGACATTGAAGAGCTGCCTTCGTTTCCTTGTCTCTCCAAATTAGTTATTGAGGATTGCCCTGCTTTGACATCCATGCCACTGTTTCCGACTCTAGAGGAAGGCCTGGCTCTGGACTCAACTTGTTGGAAGCCATTTCAACTCACCTTAAACCAGAAAACTGTACCCCAAGAACAAGAAGCACCATCATCGTCGACATCTCTTCCTCTCTCCAAGTTAAAGGCTCTGAGGATCGTAGGCATCGAGGACTTCCAAGCTGATGAGATTGAGTGGCGAAATCTGAAAAGCTTACAGTTCCTGAGATTCGACTGTCTGCCAAACCTGGTGAGTCTTCCTGAGAGGCTTCAACATGTACTCAGCTTGCGAGAACTCCACCTCTGGCGCTGTGGTACTGAGGAAATTCCGGAATGGATAGGCGAACTCCAAAATCTAGAAAAACTTGTCATCTCACTATGCCCCCGTTTGAAATCGCTGCCAAAAGCAATTCGTAAGCTTCAGTTTCTAGAGACACTAGAGATTGAGGAGTGTGACAATTTGTTAATGAGGTGCAGAAAGGACATCGGTGCAGATTGGAAGAAGATTCGGTTGATAAAAAATCTGCGTTTGGGTAAGATTTATGAGAAATGA